The DNA region GGAGCCCTCAGCCCACCCAGCTGCAGTTTAGCCCACAAAAAGGGTCCGCGGCGACTCTGTACAAGGACCGAATGTTCCACCCAGCACTGTAAAAACCCCCCCGCGCCCCCCTGCCCAGTGTCACTCCCCCGGCTTGCAGGGGCCCTTTTCCTgccggggcagctcctgctcccgcAGCAGCCGCAGGTTCTCGGCTCGCAGCCTGTCCACCTCCCGCTCCAGCGCCTGCACCCGCGCCGGGtccgccgcctccccgccggCTTTTTTGCTCTCCATCCTCAGCCGGttgttctcctcctccatgcGCGACAGGCACTTCTCCAGCTCCAGGTACTccttcaccagctcctgctTGCTCATGTTCTGCAGGCTCTCCACATGGTACCGCTCGTAGGTCTCCGAGAAGTCCCTCTGCAGAAACTCGCTGCCGTCCCCCCCCATCCCGTCGCTGCCCCCGTCCTCGTCCGCCGCGTCGTCCAGGAAATCCTCCTCGCTCGTGTCGTCCGACTTGGCGGCCGCTCGCCGCGGGTACAGCCCGGTTTTCAGGTCGGGCTCCTCCTGGTCATGGTCCTCCATGAGGAACTGCGTGGTGTTGTAGGGAGCCACCGGCTGCCCCTTGGCGAACATCTCCGCTCGCAGCCGGGAGGCGCGGAGGCTCTGCCGCTCGTCgaactgctgcttctcctcccagctcagcttcGAGTACGGCTTCCAGCGCCGCTTCTTCTTCGACGGCCGCCGACGGTGCTTCTTCTTCACCGGCCATTCCTCGGTGCGTCCCACGGCCCGGTACCGCGGGCCCAGGCCGGGacgccccgctccgcccgccggcGGCCGCCCCTcggcgccgcccgccgccgccgcctccgccccgGGGGGCGGCAGCCTCCCGGCATCGCCGTCCTCCGTCGGCGCCTCTCCGCGCTCGGGCTGCGGCTCGGGCTCGGACTGCGGCTCCGGCCGCGCCTCGGGCTCGGAGCGAAGCTCCGGTTCGCACTGGGGCTCCGGCCCCGGTTCAGCGGGCGCCGCGTCGGCCATAGCGCTGCGCTCGGCTACGCTCGCTGACGGGCGCTACCGGCGCCGCATGGGGCCGGCCCCGCTCAGGCCGCCCGGGACATGGCCCGGGGGAGGTTTAACGCCGCCGGGCCCGCCTCCCCGCGCGCACTGCacgcgccgccgccgccgctcccgccgcaaTCCCCCCCCACGGCCCAACCCGCGCCTGCCGCCGCCCGCTCCCGACTGCCTCTCCTCGGCCGCGGCCGCTCCCTTTATAGCcgcgcgcgccccgccccgccccgcgcaggCGCCCTGtgcgccccgccccgccgcgcgtCGGGacccgcccccgccgcgcgccccgcgccgccgccacGGCCCCGAGCGCGCGGGCGGTGCCGCCGCGCGGCCAATCGGTGGACACGGGGGGCGGGCCGGCCCGCCGGGACACGCCCCTGGCCGTTGCAGGAGCTGGCCGCCATTGGTCGCCTTGGGCGTCACTCCGACGCGGCGCCGCCAATCGCGAGGGGGCGAGGGCGGGACCGGGCCGTACCACGAGGCGGGGGAGTCCCCGTGCGCGGGGCCGCGCGCGCCCCGCGACCTTCAGGCCCGCGCCGAGGGCAGCGCGCGCGCCCCCCCCCACGGCGGGGCCGTGGCACGGTCCGAAAAGAGTCCCCGCGCGGCGGAGGTTCCGCCGGCGGTGCTGAGGCCCCGGGACCGGGGGGGTTGTACAGgaccgggccgggccgggcccgaCCGGGctgtggggggggggggcccgggagcggctccgggGATGCGCGGGCCCGGGGGGAAGGGGGCGAGCGGAAGGATCCCGGCGCTGTGTGTAGTTCGGCAGTGCTGCAGTTGGCGGAGGGAGATGTAAACAAACCGAAGCGGAAAGAAGTCCTTTCTTAAAGGCGCCGCGTCCCTTTTGGCAGGGGCGGTGCGGAGCCGCGCTCCCGGAGCCTGGGGGGTGCGGGGGGAGGGGCACGGGGGAGGAGGGGGATGGGCAGCTCCCGGGCCttgtcccggtcccggtcccgtTCCTGGTCC from Motacilla alba alba isolate MOTALB_02 chromosome 27, Motacilla_alba_V1.0_pri, whole genome shotgun sequence includes:
- the HEXIM1 gene encoding protein HEXIM1, whose amino-acid sequence is MADAAPAEPGPEPQCEPELRSEPEARPEPQSEPEPQPERGEAPTEDGDAGRLPPPGAEAAAAGGAEGRPPAGGAGRPGLGPRYRAVGRTEEWPVKKKHRRRPSKKKRRWKPYSKLSWEEKQQFDERQSLRASRLRAEMFAKGQPVAPYNTTQFLMEDHDQEEPDLKTGLYPRRAAAKSDDTSEEDFLDDAADEDGGSDGMGGDGSEFLQRDFSETYERYHVESLQNMSKQELVKEYLELEKCLSRMEEENNRLRMESKKAGGEAADPARVQALEREVDRLRAENLRLLREQELPRQEKGPCKPGE